A single Anopheles funestus chromosome 2RL, idAnoFuneDA-416_04, whole genome shotgun sequence DNA region contains:
- the LOC125764226 gene encoding uncharacterized protein LOC125764226: MDSRKATAQRSTGRFLLIRVGSIFLIGIIIFVPVIAALRDVQVQVAPAVRRGDTATLHCYYDMDGESLYSVKWYKGRREFYRYTPKESPPMKIFPAQGVQVKRSASNESQLTLLGLSLSSSGKYSCEVSADAPSFHTMIVTGDLEVCEVPKHVPSIHGMRSRYRVGDIVRGNCTSHNSRPPANLTWYINEAQANPSYIRTHKPFRERKNEFETSLAGIHFVVGSHHFVNGKLKIRCTARIHDIYLQSTERSIDEDRPRVISAASSANSNGNGANGNAVPYDHFPPYAENELDRKDYMTHLQGDMASSGSAPAARPILPSVSLNSVDHFRLTSINQLSWTVGPLTVLLLPLAHPLLCSLINRLSATLRA, from the exons TGATAGCGGCCCTGCGAGACGTTCAGGTACAGGTGGCACCCGCTGTGCGGCGGGGAGACACAGCCACCCTGCACTGCTACTACGACATGGATGGGGAAAGTTTGTACTCGGTTAAATGGTACAAGGGACGGCGAGAGTTCTATCGCTACACACCAAAGGAAAGCCCAccgatgaaaatttttcccgcCCAGGGAGTTCAAGTTAAG CGTTCCGCTTCCAACGAAAGTCAACTGACGCTGCTGGGACTGTCCCTATCATCCTCCGGAAAGTATAGCTGCGAAGTGTCTGCCGATGCACCTTCCTTTCATACCATGATTGTGACCGGTGATCTGGAAGTATGCG AGGTTCCGAAGCATGTGCCCTCGATACATGGGATGCGATCGCGGTACCGAGTCGGGGACATCGTACGCGGAAACTGCACATCTCACAACTCGCGTCCACCGGCCAACCTCACCTGGTACATCAACGAGGCACAG GCTAATCCATCCTACATCCGCACACATAAACCGTTCCGGGAGCGAAAGAACGAGTTCGAGACATCGCTTGCCGGCATACACTTCGTAGTGGGCAGCCATCATTTCGTGAACGGAAAGCTCAAG ATTCGTTGTACGGCCAGAATACATGACATCTATTTGCAGTCTACGGAACGTTCGATCGATGAGGATCGACCACGCGTTATTTCGGCCGCTTCGTCAGCAAACAGCAATGGGAATGGTGCCAATGGGAATGCTGTGCCATATGATCATTTTCCGCCTTACGCTGAGAATGAGCTTGACCGAAAGGACTATATGACACATCTTCAGG GAGATATGGCGTCTTCTGGGAGTGCTCCTGCTGCTCGCCCGATTCTTCCATCGGTATCTCTCAACAGCGTCGATCATTTCCGGCTGACATCCATCAATCAGCTCAGCTGGACGGTCGGTCCACTCACTGTACTGCTGCTGCCCCTTGCTCATCCACTGCTCTGTTCGCTCATCAACCGTCTATCAGCGACACTGCGGGCATGA